One Malus domestica chromosome 11, GDT2T_hap1 genomic region harbors:
- the LOC103409262 gene encoding methyl-CpG-binding domain-containing protein 5-like → MIYQRSVGAILHTKAASKYRREQLIPAATKLQKMKQQFGSLPAQKEEQAEGDRVLCAVSYDAVPLQAVPAPPLQVKVVPGENYGLPEGWAVEEKPRTTVKGRRRTDKYCHHIPTGKRFRSLSDANKWIKEETTRERAHGTSKDGDESSSPAQSSTRRIRRKATQFPDHMNNRWLETFLSAAAANLQNL, encoded by the exons ATGATTTACCAGAG GTCTGTAGGTGCAATCCTTCACACCAAAGCTGCTAGCAAATACAGAAGAGAGCAGTTGATCCCTGCAGCCACCAAGTTACAGAAAATGAAGCAACAGTTTGGATCTCTCCCCGCACAAAAGGAAGAACAAGCAGAGGGAGATAGGGTGCTTTGTGCAGTGTCATATGATGCTGTCCCTCTACAAGCTGTACCAGCACCGCCGCTTCAGGTGAAGGTTGTTCCTGGAGAAAATTATGGACTGCCCGAGGGATGGGCTGTGGAGGAAAAGCCACGTACCACTGTCAAAGGCCGCCGCCGAACAGACAAG TATTGCCATCATATTCCAACTGGAAAGCGATTTCGATCACTCAGTGATGCAAACAAGTGGATCAAGGAAGAAACTACAAGAGAGCGGGCACACGGAACATCCAAAGATGGTGATGAG AGTTCTAGTCCCGCACAAAGTAGCACTAGAAGAATAAGGAGAAAAGCAACTCAGTTTCCCGATCATATGAACAATCGATGGCTCGAAACTTTTCTATCTGCGGCAGCTGCcaatcttcaaaatttatga